A stretch of the Argentina anserina chromosome 6, drPotAnse1.1, whole genome shotgun sequence genome encodes the following:
- the LOC126800305 gene encoding protein GL2-INTERACTING REPRESSOR 1-like, whose translation MSRRNGGGPKLDLKLNLSPPRQNPLAESPRRSSTMSPTSPPSSCVSSELTQDDNNSMRYSNSPEATSMVLVGCPRCLMYVMLSEDDPKCPKCKSTVLLDFLHENNTTMKTRKS comes from the coding sequence ATGAGTCGCAGAAACGGAGGCGGTCCGAAGCTTGATCTGAAGCTCAACCTTTCCCCACCGAGGCAAAACCCTTTGGCCGAGTCTCCGAGACGATCATCCACCATGTCCCCCACGTCCCCGCCGAGCTCATGCGTATCGTCGGAGCTGACTCAGGACGACAACAACAGCATGAGGTACTCCAACAGCCCCGAGGCGACTTCTATGGTGCTGGTGGGCTGCCCCAGGTGCCTCATGTACGTCATGCTATCTGAAGACGACCCGAAATGCCCTAAATGCAAGAGCACAGTTCTGCTGGACTTCCTCCATGAGAACAACACCACCATGAAGACAAGGAAGAGCTGA